A region of Acidobacteriota bacterium DNA encodes the following proteins:
- a CDS encoding polysaccharide export protein: MHRFKLAIGIVMSLGIVAGPWLVKGAESNHDPQPASVSTQPDASSVDSPNPANEPRQFAERTPRYLLQPGDILDLDFPLSPEFNQTLTIAPDGYITLRSVGGLFAKGSTVPQLTQSLTDAYAKILHEPVINVQIRDFQKPYFVAGGQVGHPGKYDLREDTTVSEAIAIAGGLTPKSKSSEVLLFRRSTPGFVEVKKVDLKKILSRGAFQEDSYLRPGDMLFVPQNAISKIERFLPTSSMSLYFNPVP, encoded by the coding sequence ATGCACCGATTCAAACTTGCCATTGGAATAGTTATGAGTTTAGGAATTGTTGCCGGGCCCTGGTTGGTGAAGGGGGCGGAGAGTAACCACGACCCCCAACCTGCGTCTGTTTCCACCCAACCTGATGCCAGTAGCGTCGATAGCCCGAATCCGGCCAACGAACCCCGGCAGTTTGCAGAGCGCACGCCGCGATACCTGCTTCAGCCCGGCGATATTTTAGATCTGGACTTTCCCCTCAGCCCGGAATTCAACCAGACGCTGACGATTGCGCCCGATGGGTACATCACATTGCGCAGCGTCGGCGGACTTTTTGCCAAGGGCAGCACTGTCCCGCAATTGACGCAATCTCTGACTGACGCATACGCGAAAATCCTTCATGAACCGGTCATCAATGTGCAGATCAGGGATTTTCAAAAACCGTATTTTGTTGCGGGCGGCCAGGTCGGCCATCCGGGCAAGTACGACTTGAGGGAAGACACGACCGTTTCCGAAGCCATCGCCATCGCCGGCGGCCTCACGCCAAAATCCAAGAGTTCAGAAGTGCTTCTATTCCGGAGATCGACCCCTGGGTTCGTGGAAGTCAAAAAAGTGGATCTCAAGAAAATACTCAGCAGGGGCGCTTTCCAGGAAGACAGCTATCTCCGGCCAGGCGATATGCTGTTCGTCCCCCAGAACGCAATTTCCAAGATTGAAAGGTTTCTGCCGACATCGTCGATGTCGTTATATTTCAATCCAGTGCCATAG